The Equus caballus isolate H_3958 breed thoroughbred chromosome 12, TB-T2T, whole genome shotgun sequence genome contains a region encoding:
- the AP5B1 gene encoding AP-5 complex subunit beta-1, producing the protein MGPPSREAWAQRLSAFRASPSAFMAGPEGEDLGRDLLSDLRSEKLNEQTKVSLLALSLEYPAQLWPDAPAAEAAASSLLDTLVLLPPRPSALRKPLLLAATTALVAGGALGPTSGASLRLLPLLLGLASGRDLGRGFGPASEQRPLQATACECLRELESCQPGLLGGCLGLLRGLLGQEGAVGPVQPLSLLLALALRNTLVIQARAGAGLQGLLVAGSSGTGGSPWTWTLAEEGAAHLQPQAPSWLAAEEGECGLAALEPNPEEARELRAAVAQLLDTSYLLAPVAQAQLLWLLGWALRGLRGQLPVLFKTQLVRLLGTAQLTLLHAVLALKAAFGEALFTAQDEDLLLRRLTAAAQHPAVPPPAHLFYLHCLLHFPENCPLGPTGEEAAPLLLGPQLCRGLLPSLLHDPMALLARLHLLCLLCAEDEEKEEKGQGQSPQLYLEDLLAGLRQRAALDGAPRALATLCFQASYLVAHCLAGQPTVMTALTHGLVQLYRDRPVLAPHFVDLLDQVGPELGEPLRVALQQEVVARPGKDEALRWHLQMLAKVADGDAQSGTLSFLQAAAAHCKDWGLQQALLQVCRALLRAGVRGGLADLLQALAWQLEDPDGRDHARLYYVLLAHLATPKLQVALGPSLVAPALASSLVAENQGFVAALMVQEAPAPIQLSVGPRRAEGPIPVLQLQVEVLEPVYSLELRFRVEGQLYAPLGAVHVPCLCPGRPARPLLLPLQPRRPAPTRLDVRALYTTLTGLTCHAHLPPLPVTFADLFLPFPQPPEGTELGFFEELWDSCLPKGTESRLWCPLGPEGLEALVSRHLEPFVMVAQPPSSYHIAIRLPPDSRLLLRLEAAQADGVPVALRTDDWAVLPLAGDYLRGLSAAA; encoded by the exons ATGGGGCCCCCGAGCCGGGAAGCCTGGGCCCAGCGCCTGAGCGCCTTCCGGGCCAGCCCGTCCGCCTTCATGGCAGGTCCCGAGGGTGAGGATCTCGGTCGTGACCTGCTGAGCGACCTGAGGAGTGAGAAGCTGAACGAACAGACCAAG GTTTCCTTGCTGGCCCTGAGCTTGGAGTACCCAGCCCAGCTGTGGCCGGACGCCCCTGCGGCCGAGGCAGCCGCCTCCTCCCTGTTGGACACCCTGGTCCTTTTACCCCCGCGGCCTTCAGCGCTGCGGAAGCCCCTACTGCTGGCGGCCACCACAGCCTTGGTGGCAGGAGGCGCGCTGGGCCCCACCTCGGGAGCCTCCCTCCGGCTCCTGCCCCTACTGCTCGGCTTGGCCTCCGGCCGAGATCTGGGGCGAGGCTTCGGCCCCGCCTCGGAGCAGCGCCCCCTGCAGGCCACGGCGTGCGAGTGCCTTCGGGAGCTGGAGAGCTGCCAGCCCGGCCTGCTtgggggctgcctggggctgctgcGGGGCCTGCTGGGGCAGGAGGGCGCCGTGGGGCCGGTCCAGCCACTCAGCCTGCTGCTGGCGCTTGCTCTGCGCAACACCTTGGTGATACAGGCCAGGGCGGGCGCTGGCCTGCAGGGCCTGCTCGTAGCCGGGAGCTCTGGCACCGGAGGCAGTCCCTGGACCTGGACACTAGCCGAAGAGGGCGCTGCCCACCTtcagccccaggcccccagctgGCTGGCAGCTGAGGAAGGGGAGTGTGGCCTTGCAGCACTAGAGCCCAATCCTGAGGAGGCCCGGGAGCTGCGGGCCGCCGTGGCCCAGCTTCTGGACACCTCCTACCTGCTCGCTCCTGTGGCCCAGGCCCAGCTGCTGTGGCTGCTGGGCTGGGCCCTGCGGGGTCTTCGGGGACAGCTGCCAGTGCTCTTCAAGACGCAGTTGGTCCGGCTGCTGGGCACAGCACAGCTGACGCTGCTGCACGCTGTGCTGGCACTCAAGGCGGCCTTCGGGGAGGCGCTGTTCACGGCCCAGGATGAGGACCTGCTGCTCCGTCGTCTCACCGCGGCTGCCCAGCACCCAGCCGTGCCCCCGCCTGCCCATCTCTTCTACCTGCACTGCCTCCTGCACTTCCCTGAGAACTGCCCGCTGGGCCCCACGGGCGAGGAGGCTGCCCCGCTGCTGCTGGGGCCCCAGCTGTGCCGCGGCCTCCTGCCCAGTCTCCTGCACGACCCCATGGCTCTCCTGGCCCGCCTGCATCTGCTGTGTTTGCTCTGTGCTGAAGacgaagaaaaggaagagaaaggccaGGGTCAGAGCCCCCAGCTCTACTTAGAGGACCTGCTGGCCGGCCTGCGACAGAGGGCCGCCCTGGATGGGGCCCCCCGGGCCTTGGCCACTCTCTGCTTCCAGGCCTCATACCTGGTTGCTCATTGCCTGGCGGGGCAACCGACGGTGATGACAGCCTTGACCCACGGACTGGTCCAGCTGTACCGAGACCGGCCTGTGCTGGCTCCCCATTTTGTGGACCTCTTGGATCAGGTGGGCCCTGAGCTGGGAGAGCCCCTAAGGGTGGCCTTGCAGCAGGAGGTGGTGGCCAGGCCAGGCAAGGATGAGGCCCTTCGTTGGCACCTGCAGATGCTGGCAAAGGTGGCAGACGGGGATGCCCAGAGTGGCACCCTCAGCTTCCTGCAGGCCGCAGCTGCCCACTGCAAAGACTGGGGCCTCCAGCAGGCCCTGCTGCAGGTCTGCCGGGCTCTGCTGCGGGCGGGCGTCAGGGGAGGCCTCGCGGACTTGCTGCAGGCGCTGGCATGGCAGCTGGAGGACCCTGATGGGCGGGACCACGCCCGCCTCTACTACGTTCTCCTAGCCCACCTGGCAACGCCGAAGCTGCAGGTGGCCCTGGGCCCCTCACTCGTGGCACCTGCACTGGCCTCTTCACTGGTGGCTGAGAACCAGGGCTTTGTCGCGGCACTGATGGTGCAGGAGGCCCCGGCCCCGATTCAGCTGAGCGTGGGGCCCCGCAGAGCTGAGGGCCCCATCCCAGTGCTCCAGCTccaggtggaggtgctggagccgGTGTACTCTTTGGAGCTGCGCTTCCGCGTGGAAGGACAACTCTACGCGCCGCTGGGGGCTGTCCACGTGCCCTGCCTGTGCCCCGGCCGCCCCGCCCGCCCTTTACTCCTGCCCCTGCAACCCCGCCGCCCAGCCCCCACGAGGCTGGATGTGCGAGCCCTGTACACCACACTCACTGGCCTCACGTGCCATGCCCACCTGCCGCCCCTGCCCGTGACCTTCGCTGACCTCTTTCTGCCTTTCCCGCAGCCCCCTGAAGGGACAGAACTGGGCTTCTTTGAGGAGCTCTGGGACTCCTGCCTGCCAAAGGGCACCGAGAGTCGCCTGTGGTGCCCTCTTGGGCCAGAGGGGCTGGAGGCCTTAGTGTCCCGCCACCTGGAGCCCTTTGTGATGGTGGCCCAGCCCCCCAGTAGCTACCACATAGCCATCCGCCTGCCCCCAGACTCGAGGCTGCTGCTGCGCCTGGAGGCAGCCCAGGCCGATGGAGTGCCTGTGGCCCTGCGGACCGATGACTGGGCTGTGTTGCCCTTGGCGGGGGACTACCTCCGTGGGCTGTCGGCTGCTGCCTGA